CACCGCGCCGCCGAGGACCAGCAGCGCCTGGAGCCGCAGCCGGGCGCCGACGAGCGTGACGGCGAGCGCGGCGATGCCCAGGGCCAGCGGGCGCAGCCAGTGCGTGTCGCCCCAGGCGGCGGCGAGGCTCGGCAGGAGGGTCGCGGCGAGGCCGGGGCCGTACGCCGTCCAGGACGACGCCTCGGGGTCGCCTCGGCGCCGCAGGACACCCACCACGAGCGCGGGGACGGTCACCGGCAGGGTGTACGCCTCCGGGGTGGCCACGTCGGAGGCGTAGAGCCGCACCCAGGTCGCCAGGACGAACAGCGCCGCGGCGAGATACCCGGCCGCCGGGCGGCGGTCCGGGCGCAGCGCGGTGCCCGCCGCGACGACTCCGCACAGGGCGAGCACCAGGGCGACGTTCTCCGGTCGGCCGGCGGCGAGGCCGAGGGCGAGCAGGCCGGCTCCGGCCGCCGTCAGCTCCGTCGGCAGGGCCACGGGATGGCGGCGCAGGCGCGCGCCGAGCAGCGCACCGGCGGCGGGTACGGCGAGGACGACCAGGGCGACGTGCTCGCGCGGCAGCCCGGCGGACGCGCAGAGCGCGCAGAGCAGGGCGACGGTGGTCACGACGGCGAGGCAGGCCAGGAGGGCCTGGAAGGACCGGGCCAGGAAGGCGGCCCGCGCCGAGGGGGAGGCTTCGGTGCCGGCCCCGGTATCGGTTCCGGTGTCGGTCCCGGCGGCGTTCAGGGCCACCGCGGCGCCGCAGAACAGGGCGAGCAGCGCCCCGAGGGTGACGTGCGTGGTCGTCTCGGTGGCCAGGGACAGCATCGAGACGCTGCCCGCGCCGGTCAGCGCGCAGACCAGGGCCGTCGTCGAGAACTCCGGCAGCACCTCGGGGGCGGGCCGTCGCCGCGCGCTCGGCAGGTGCGCGTACACCGCGAGCGTCAGCGCGCCCGCCGTGGTGACGAGGCCCGTCGCCACGGCCGTCGCGTACCCGAGGTCCAGCGCGGACGGAAGGACCAGCACGGCGGCCCAGCCCAGGGCCGTGGCACCGGACAGCGCGGCGGGCCGTGCGGAGGCGGGGAGTCGGCCGTACGCGAGCGCGAGGAGCCCGGCGCTGATGAGCAGCACCAGAGGGGCGGTGGCCATCGCCGGCCACCCCAGGTCGATCCCGATCGCCTCCCGGGCGCCGCCGGGCGCCCCCGACCAGATGTCGTCCACCACGGACACCGGACCGAGCAGTGCCGCGGCCACCGACGGCAGCGCCCACACGACGGCCACGGTCACGACCGTCCCCGCCGCCGTGCACAGTCCGTGCACCGCCGCGCGGGGCAGCGGAGCCCGTACGGCCGCCAACAGGGCCGCGCCGCACAGCAGATACCCGACGACGGCCCAGCTGAACGGCACCGACGGGCGCAGCACACCGCCGGTCGCGACGGTCGCGGCCAGACCGGCCACCAGGGCGCCGGCGAACGCGACGCCGGGCACACGGACCGCCACCAGGAGAGCGACACCGGCCCCGGCGAGCAACAGCGCGCCGGGCCGGGCGGCGTCGAGCGGGGAGCCGGCGGTCACCGAGAGCCCGCCGGCGATCAGCAGCGCCCAGCCGCCGGCCACCCAGGCGGTGACGCCCGCGACAGACCGGGCCGGCTCCTGCTTGGTCCACCGCGCGATCGCGATGTCCGCGACGGCGGTCACCAGCAGTGCCCACGAAAACGTCACCTGGCTCGCTCCGGCCGCCAGCGCCCAGAGCGGCAGCGGGAGTTGGGCGGTCAGGACGGCGGCGGGCAGGGGCGTACGGAGCCGGTCGAGGAGCAGGCCGTACGCGGCCCAGCCGGCGGCCAGCACGGCGCACGCGGCGGCCGTGTAGCCGAGCGGGTCCGCGTCCGGGAGCGCGACCCGGTACAGGGCGTAGGCGTCGAGGACCGTCAGCACCAGCGCGAGCGCGCCGACGGCCTCGGCGGTGGAGGTGAGCGCGCGGCGCAGCAGCAGCGCGGGTGTGGCGAGAGCGGCGGCGGTGACAGTGCCCAGCACGGCCGACCGGCCGCCGATGCCCATGGAGCCCCAACTGACCACGGTGAAGGCGATCGCCGCGATGGCCAGCAGCACACCGCCCAGCGCCAGCAGAGCGTTCTGCACGCTCGGCGGGGACGTCTCGGGCGCGCGGGCGGCGGGCCGTGCCGCCGGTGCACGCTGCGGCCGCGGTACCACCGGGCGCGGTGGTGTCAGCAGCGTCAGCAGATAGGACCTGCGGGCGAGCAACTGCGCTCTGCGCGCGTCGATTCGGGCCAGCTCGTGATCGAGGACCGCGAGCTCCTCGGCCGGACGCGGAACGTTCTCCATGGTCCAGGAGTGTGGTCCGTGCCACAGGACGGGCCATCGGCTCTCGTACTCATATACGCGTGTGAGTACGTGCGCGGGGCCGCACACTTGGGCCATGGACAGGAATCACTACCGCTTCCGCAGTGTCTGGGAACTCGACGCCGCCCCGGACGTCGTGTTCGGTGTGCTGGAGCGGGCCGGTGAGTACCCCGACTGGTGGCCGCAGGTCCGGGAGGTCACCCCGGTCGACGAGCGCACCGGGACCGCCCGGTTCCGGTCCCTGATCCCGTACGACCTCCACGTCCGCGCCCGCGAGAGCAGGAACGACCCGCGCGCCCGCGTCCTGGAGATCGAGATGACCGGCGACCTCGAAGGCTGGGCGCGGTGGACGCTGAGCGCCCGGGGAGGCGGCACACGCGCCGTGTACGAGCAGGAGGTCGACGTCAACAAGCCGCTCCTGCGCCGCCTCGCGGTGGCCGGGCGGCCCTTCTTCCTCGCCAATCACGCGCTGATGATGCGGGCCGGGCGGCGGGGGCTGCGGAAGGTGCTCGCACGGCGTCATACGGTTTGAACGAAACCCGCCGAGACCTGTATGGTTCAGTCCGTTCCCGGGCGATTAGCTCAGTGGGAGAGCGCTTCGTTCACACCGAAGAGGTCACTGGTTCGAACCCAGTATCGCCCACCGGGAAGAGGCCGGTCCGTCGATGACGGACCGGCCTCTCGCTGTCCGGCCCGAGGCCGCCGAGGGTCGTGACTGTCAGGCCACCGCGGGTATTTGGGGTCGCAGCGGCCACGCCGGATCGGGCGCGGCCCGTGGGCCGCCGCGGGCGAACCACTCCTGTTGGCCGCGTGCCTGCGCCGCGTGCCAGACCGCCTGCCGCGCGTGCAACTGGGCCACGGTGAGCTGCTGTGTCGTGGTGGCGAACCGGCGCCCCACCGAACGCACCACTTCGAGCGCCGCCGCCGCGTCGGCCACGGGATCGTGCTCGCCGTCCAGCACCACCCCGTACAGCGAACAGAGATCGACGAGCTGCCGCCGGCCCTTGCGGACGGGATCGAGATGCCGGTCCAGCACACCCGGATCCAGCACGCAGAGCGGGGTGTTCTCCAGATAACGGGCCATGGACGAGTTGCGGTGGCGCCCCATCTCACGGTCCAGGACCGTCAGACAGAACGGCGCGTTCATCACCACCAGCGGTCGGCCCGCCGCGCACTGCTCGGCGAGCGCCCGGCCGGCCTCCTCGATCACCGGGGCCGGCCAGCGGCCGGAGCGCTGCACCAACGTGTCGGTGAGACCGTGCAGTTCGGTCGCCTCGACCGGCACCGGGACACCCGGATTGACCAGCCAGCGGGTGACCCGGGCGCGGGCGCCCGAGATGTCCTGGACGACGAGGGCGGCCGACACGATCCGGTCCTCCTCGGCGTCGGTGCCTGTCGTCGCTATGTCGAAGGCGGCCAGGGGGCCCTCGTACCAGTGCGTCATCCGAACTCCTCACGCACGCTCGGCAGATGGCATCACGCCGACTGCCCGAATCGGTGATACCCGCGCCCTTTGCGCCGTACGCCGGAGATGACGGCACAATTGAACCGTTTAGCGAGTGGTGCCTCCGGCTCGGTACGATTCCCGTCGCGTACGGATACGAGCCTGC
This window of the Streptomyces niveus genome carries:
- a CDS encoding SCO7613 C-terminal domain-containing membrane protein, with product MENVPRPAEELAVLDHELARIDARRAQLLARRSYLLTLLTPPRPVVPRPQRAPAARPAARAPETSPPSVQNALLALGGVLLAIAAIAFTVVSWGSMGIGGRSAVLGTVTAAALATPALLLRRALTSTAEAVGALALVLTVLDAYALYRVALPDADPLGYTAAACAVLAAGWAAYGLLLDRLRTPLPAAVLTAQLPLPLWALAAGASQVTFSWALLVTAVADIAIARWTKQEPARSVAGVTAWVAGGWALLIAGGLSVTAGSPLDAARPGALLLAGAGVALLVAVRVPGVAFAGALVAGLAATVATGGVLRPSVPFSWAVVGYLLCGAALLAAVRAPLPRAAVHGLCTAAGTVVTVAVVWALPSVAAALLGPVSVVDDIWSGAPGGAREAIGIDLGWPAMATAPLVLLISAGLLALAYGRLPASARPAALSGATALGWAAVLVLPSALDLGYATAVATGLVTTAGALTLAVYAHLPSARRRPAPEVLPEFSTTALVCALTGAGSVSMLSLATETTTHVTLGALLALFCGAAVALNAAGTDTGTDTGAGTEASPSARAAFLARSFQALLACLAVVTTVALLCALCASAGLPREHVALVVLAVPAAGALLGARLRRHPVALPTELTAAGAGLLALGLAAGRPENVALVLALCGVVAAGTALRPDRRPAAGYLAAALFVLATWVRLYASDVATPEAYTLPVTVPALVVGVLRRRGDPEASSWTAYGPGLAATLLPSLAAAWGDTHWLRPLALGIAALAVTLVGARLRLQALLVLGGAVLALDTLHELAPYIVQVVGALPRWLPPALAGLLLLAVGATYERRLNDARRLRESLGRMR
- a CDS encoding SRPBCC family protein, with the translated sequence MDRNHYRFRSVWELDAAPDVVFGVLERAGEYPDWWPQVREVTPVDERTGTARFRSLIPYDLHVRARESRNDPRARVLEIEMTGDLEGWARWTLSARGGGTRAVYEQEVDVNKPLLRRLAVAGRPFFLANHALMMRAGRRGLRKVLARRHTV
- a CDS encoding exonuclease domain-containing protein; amino-acid sequence: MTHWYEGPLAAFDIATTGTDAEEDRIVSAALVVQDISGARARVTRWLVNPGVPVPVEATELHGLTDTLVQRSGRWPAPVIEEAGRALAEQCAAGRPLVVMNAPFCLTVLDREMGRHRNSSMARYLENTPLCVLDPGVLDRHLDPVRKGRRQLVDLCSLYGVVLDGEHDPVADAAAALEVVRSVGRRFATTTQQLTVAQLHARQAVWHAAQARGQQEWFARGGPRAAPDPAWPLRPQIPAVA